A region from the Aegilops tauschii subsp. strangulata cultivar AL8/78 chromosome 5, Aet v6.0, whole genome shotgun sequence genome encodes:
- the LOC109738421 gene encoding uncharacterized protein has protein sequence MDGPRRLLALAVLLLASAYGADAAGLLRAPPTGYKYNATFTFTGEFLVLLSCMGPANGTAAYGHGGIIHSCTLDQLKEGSSAPETTPFKFNHGHGYPAPSPRAAPPEDGLLQAAAGGEQEQHVGAAPAVALPLGRRRRRRLRHCLQRWPFANGHGHPPRNLNAVNHGHGHPPPSPPGHADPPADGLLQAAAGGAGPPREHAVVQPQLQRRLPPHPHGGRGGEEKQHAGAAPAVAPRRRRLRHCLQRWSCADGRTTPARSLDAVSDGGKKKGEEDEN, from the exons ATGGACGGTCCTCGCCGGCTCCTCGCGCTCGCggtcctcctcctcgcctccgCGTACGGAGCGGacgccgccggcctcctccgcgcgccgccgacCGGGTACAAGTACAACGCGACCTTTACCTTCACCGGGGAATTCCTCGTCCTGCTTTCCTGCATGGGCCCGGCCAACGGCACGGCGGCGTACGGGCACGGCGGGATCATCCACAGCTGCACGCTCGACCAGCTCAAG GAAGGCAGCTCCGCGCCGGAGACGACGCCCTTCAAGTTCAATCACGGGCACGGCTACCCGGCCCCGTCGCCGCGCGCAGCACCGCCGGAGGACGGCCTCCTGCAAGCTGCAGCAGGGGGAGAGCAGGAGCAGCACGTGGGCGCAGCTCCAGCGGTGGCTCTTCCTCTTGGTCGACGTCGACGACGTCGCCTTCGACACTGCCTACAGCGGTGGCCCTTCGCCAACGGGCACGGCCACCCGCCGCGCAACTTGAACGCGGTCAATCACGGGCACGGCCACCCGCCCCCCTCGCCGCCAGGGCACGCAGACCCTCCGGCGGACGGCCTCCTGCAAGCTGCAGCAGGGGGAGCTGGGCCGCCGCGTGAACACGCCGTGGTGCAGCCGCAACTGCAACGGCGGCTACCACCACATCCACATGGAGGCAGAGGTGGAGAGGAGAAGCAGCACGCGGGCGCAGCTCCCGCCGTGGCTCCTCGTCGACGTCGCCTCCGACACTGCCTACAGCGGTGGTCCTGCGCCGACGGCAGGACCACGCCGGCGCGCAGCTTGGACGCGGTCAGCGACGGAGGAAAGAAGAAGGGAGAAGAAGATGAAAACTGA